One Rosa chinensis cultivar Old Blush chromosome 5, RchiOBHm-V2, whole genome shotgun sequence genomic region harbors:
- the LOC112201504 gene encoding uncharacterized protein At4g14342, whose product MQASDRFNINSQLEHLQAKYVGTGHADLHRYEWAVNIQRDSYASYVGHYPILAYFALAENESIGRERYNFMQRMLLPCGPPPEREDD is encoded by the exons ATGCAG gCCAGTGATAGGTTCAACATCAATTCCCAGCTCGAACACCTTCAAGCTAAGTACGTCGGAACAGGGCATGCCGACTTGCATAGATA TGAATGGGCTGTGAATATTCAGCGTGATAGCTATGCCTCCTATGTTGGTCATTATCCGATTCTTGCCTACTTTGCTCTTGCTGAGAATGAGTCGATTGGGAGAGAACGCTACAACTTTATGCAG AGAATGCTTTTGCCTTGCGGTCCTCCCCCAGAGAGAGAAGACGATTGA
- the LOC112201503 gene encoding AUGMIN subunit 4 isoform X1, producing the protein MLKRLQLQEQCQLQDLSQVIDHLGRHCFAPDDSLVSKSAYYDLQLAREEMCRERLRYLEAMAIYSEAIAMVEDYHQGWGNPPQLFETLEHLMITAEAAQRLRLPLLSKDGDIHEEEIERCSIVSQSSLDSTCTSFTVGSSSNSPNYSGANSTVSAANNNLCLSATSVEEPGLGGVPNRFLGITPAYLWKTQLQQIPFDMDLAEYQLCLSDEIEARLQAKCDKLAHPFVMEDIDWLSSGQENTSDQLPERVKSITEELEREEAALKEDLYSAERRFTEYYNVLEQILGVLIKLVRNLKLQHQHKYDELQKIFLCKRCETIDAKLRSLEYGLLRDTYSKDSVPALHKIRKYLLEATKEASITHDKAVTRLHEYQSVDAHFNKIAEQYRDILKFAVFPLVVTLRGAHQFESNALTSVPNSIVNECQFLSLIRLKFLLIDL; encoded by the exons ATGTTGAAGAGACTGCAATTACAAGAACAATGCCAGCTACAGGATTTGAGCCAAGTCATTGATCATCTGGGGCGCCACTGCTTCGCTCCCGATGATTCTCTCGTCTCCAAATCCGCATACTACGACCTCCAACtc GCTAGGGAGGAAATGTGCAGGGAAAGACTGCGTTACTTGGAAGCCATG GCAATTTATAGTGAGGCAATTGCAATGGTGGAAGATTATCACCAAGGCTGGGGGAACCCTCCTCAG CTGTTTGAGACGTTGGAGCATCTTATGATCACTGCAGAAGCCGCTCAAAGGTTGAGGCTTCCTCTGCTCTCTAAAGACGGTGATATTCATGAGGAAGAAATTGAAAGATGCAGCATAGTGTCACAAAGTTCCCTCGATAGTACTTGTACCAGTTTCACAGTCGGGTCAAGTTCTAACTCTCCAAATTATAGTGGTGCAAATAGCACAGTTAGTGCAGCAAACAACAATCTTTGTCTCAGTGCTACTTCAGTAGAGGAACCTGGACTTGGAGGCGTTCCCAATCGCTTTCTTGGAATTACACCTGCATATTTATGGAAAACACAGCTTCAACAAATCCCTTTCGACATG GATCTGGCAGAATACCAGCTGTGTCTTTCCGATGAGATTGAGGCTCGTTTACAAGCTAAATGTGATAAGTTAGCCCACCCCTTTGTAATGGAAGACatag ACTGGTTGTCATCCGGACAGGAAAATACAAGTGATCAGTTACCAGAAAG GGTAAAGTCAATAACTGAGGAGCTGGAAAGGGAGGAAGCAGCTCTGAAGGAAGATCTGTATTCAGCAGAAAGAAGATTTACTGAATACTACAAT GTTTTAGAGCAGATATTGGGAGTTCTTATCAAGCTGGTCAGAAATTTGAAGTTGCAACATCAACACAAATAT GATGAACTGCAAAAGATATTCTTGTGCAAAAGGTGTGAGACCATAGATGCAAAATTGAG GAGCCTGGAGTACGGTCTCCTTCGGGACACTTATTCCAAGGATTCAGTACCTGCCCTGCATAAAATAAG GAAATATCTTCTTGAAGCTACAAAAGAAGCTTCAATCACACATGATAAAGCA GTTACTCGCCTTCATGAGTATCAGAGTGTTGATGCTCACTTCAATAAAATTGCAGAGCAGTACCGTGATATTTTAAAG TTCGCTGTGTTCCCTTTGGTTGTGACGCTTAGGGGCGCCCATCAGTTTGAAAGTAATGCATTAACAAGCGTACCCAATTCAATTGTAAATGAAtgtcaatttctctctcttatcCGTTTAAAATTTCTGCTCATAGATTTATAG
- the LOC112201503 gene encoding AUGMIN subunit 4 isoform X2 → MLKRLQLQEQCQLQDLSQVIDHLGRHCFAPDDSLVSKSAYYDLQLAREEMCRERLRYLEAMAIYSEAIAMVEDYHQGWGNPPQLFETLEHLMITAEAAQRLRLPLLSKDGDIHEEEIERCSIVSQSSLDSTCTSFTVGSSSNSPNYSGANSTVSAANNNLCLSATSVEEPGLGGVPNRFLGITPAYLWKTQLQQIPFDMDLAEYQLCLSDEIEARLQAKCDKLAHPFVMEDIDWLSSGQENTSDQLPERVKSITEELEREEAALKEDLYSAERRFTEYYNVLEQILGVLIKLVRNLKLQHQHKYDELQKIFLCKRCETIDAKLRSLEYGLLRDTYSKDSVPALHKIRKYLLEATKEASITHDKAVTRLHEYQSVDAHFNKIAEQYRDILKKLENMQWTIQQVEMDLKRVPELP, encoded by the exons ATGTTGAAGAGACTGCAATTACAAGAACAATGCCAGCTACAGGATTTGAGCCAAGTCATTGATCATCTGGGGCGCCACTGCTTCGCTCCCGATGATTCTCTCGTCTCCAAATCCGCATACTACGACCTCCAACtc GCTAGGGAGGAAATGTGCAGGGAAAGACTGCGTTACTTGGAAGCCATG GCAATTTATAGTGAGGCAATTGCAATGGTGGAAGATTATCACCAAGGCTGGGGGAACCCTCCTCAG CTGTTTGAGACGTTGGAGCATCTTATGATCACTGCAGAAGCCGCTCAAAGGTTGAGGCTTCCTCTGCTCTCTAAAGACGGTGATATTCATGAGGAAGAAATTGAAAGATGCAGCATAGTGTCACAAAGTTCCCTCGATAGTACTTGTACCAGTTTCACAGTCGGGTCAAGTTCTAACTCTCCAAATTATAGTGGTGCAAATAGCACAGTTAGTGCAGCAAACAACAATCTTTGTCTCAGTGCTACTTCAGTAGAGGAACCTGGACTTGGAGGCGTTCCCAATCGCTTTCTTGGAATTACACCTGCATATTTATGGAAAACACAGCTTCAACAAATCCCTTTCGACATG GATCTGGCAGAATACCAGCTGTGTCTTTCCGATGAGATTGAGGCTCGTTTACAAGCTAAATGTGATAAGTTAGCCCACCCCTTTGTAATGGAAGACatag ACTGGTTGTCATCCGGACAGGAAAATACAAGTGATCAGTTACCAGAAAG GGTAAAGTCAATAACTGAGGAGCTGGAAAGGGAGGAAGCAGCTCTGAAGGAAGATCTGTATTCAGCAGAAAGAAGATTTACTGAATACTACAAT GTTTTAGAGCAGATATTGGGAGTTCTTATCAAGCTGGTCAGAAATTTGAAGTTGCAACATCAACACAAATAT GATGAACTGCAAAAGATATTCTTGTGCAAAAGGTGTGAGACCATAGATGCAAAATTGAG GAGCCTGGAGTACGGTCTCCTTCGGGACACTTATTCCAAGGATTCAGTACCTGCCCTGCATAAAATAAG GAAATATCTTCTTGAAGCTACAAAAGAAGCTTCAATCACACATGATAAAGCA GTTACTCGCCTTCATGAGTATCAGAGTGTTGATGCTCACTTCAATAAAATTGCAGAGCAGTACCGTGATATTTTAAAG AAGTTGGAAAATATGCAATGGACGATCCAGCAAGTAGAAATGGACCTGAAACGCGTCCCAGAACTACCCTAA